Proteins encoded within one genomic window of Thunnus albacares chromosome 13, fThuAlb1.1, whole genome shotgun sequence:
- the LOC122996166 gene encoding putative fibroblast growth factor 1 isoform X1 has product MKAALSSPSCSLLCLRHSPGDMISEHSGSALSLQAQGHHTASSKPQTLCRVSEGDVTMLPFGPASLDLSRQDHRTLTRLYCQNGGYHLRILPDGTVSGGRQENDPYDILRLKAVSVGVVVIIGEMTGRYLAMNKNGHLYGSQSLNDECYFLEKYEENHYNTYCSQKYNWYVGLKRNGQPKAGQDTHQGQKAIFFLPRQVGNV; this is encoded by the exons ATGAAGGCGGCGTTGTCCTCCCCTTCCTGTTCTCTCTTGTGTCTCAGACACAGTCCAGGTGACATGATCAGTGAACACAGTGGATCTGCTCTGTCATTGCAGGCACAGGGACATCACACTGCCTCGTCCAAGCCTCAAACTCTGTGTAGGGTGTCTGAGGGAGACGTTACCATGCTGCCATTCGGACCTGCGTCTCTGGACCTGTCCAGGCAAGACCACCGGACACTGACCAGACTCTACTGCCAGAACGGAGGATATCACCTCAGGATTTTACCAGACGGGACTGTGAGTGGTGGCAGGCAGGAAAATGACCCATATG acATCCTGAGGTTGAAGGCTGTGAGTGTGGGAGTGGTGGTCATCATCGGTGAGATGACAGGAAGGTACCTGGCCATGAACAAAAATGGACACCTCTATGGATCA CAATCACTGAATGATGAGTGTTACTTCCTGGAGAAGTATGAAGAAAACCACTACAATACATATTGCTCTCAGAAGTACAACTGGTATGTTGGGCTGAAAAGGAACGGCCAACCCAAAGCGGGACAAGACACCCATCAGGGGCAGAAGGCCATCTTTTTCCTGCCAAGGCAGGTAGGCAACGTGTAA
- the LOC122996166 gene encoding putative fibroblast growth factor 1 isoform X2 has protein sequence MLDHLGHCHVTLSQAQGHHTASSKPQTLCRVSEGDVTMLPFGPASLDLSRQDHRTLTRLYCQNGGYHLRILPDGTVSGGRQENDPYDILRLKAVSVGVVVIIGEMTGRYLAMNKNGHLYGSQSLNDECYFLEKYEENHYNTYCSQKYNWYVGLKRNGQPKAGQDTHQGQKAIFFLPRQVGNV, from the exons aTGTTGGATCATCTGGGGCACTGTCATGTGACTCTCTCACAG GCACAGGGACATCACACTGCCTCGTCCAAGCCTCAAACTCTGTGTAGGGTGTCTGAGGGAGACGTTACCATGCTGCCATTCGGACCTGCGTCTCTGGACCTGTCCAGGCAAGACCACCGGACACTGACCAGACTCTACTGCCAGAACGGAGGATATCACCTCAGGATTTTACCAGACGGGACTGTGAGTGGTGGCAGGCAGGAAAATGACCCATATG acATCCTGAGGTTGAAGGCTGTGAGTGTGGGAGTGGTGGTCATCATCGGTGAGATGACAGGAAGGTACCTGGCCATGAACAAAAATGGACACCTCTATGGATCA CAATCACTGAATGATGAGTGTTACTTCCTGGAGAAGTATGAAGAAAACCACTACAATACATATTGCTCTCAGAAGTACAACTGGTATGTTGGGCTGAAAAGGAACGGCCAACCCAAAGCGGGACAAGACACCCATCAGGGGCAGAAGGCCATCTTTTTCCTGCCAAGGCAGGTAGGCAACGTGTAA
- the LOC122996166 gene encoding putative fibroblast growth factor 1 isoform X3: protein MLPFGPASLDLSRQDHRTLTRLYCQNGGYHLRILPDGTVSGGRQENDPYDILRLKAVSVGVVVIIGEMTGRYLAMNKNGHLYGSQSLNDECYFLEKYEENHYNTYCSQKYNWYVGLKRNGQPKAGQDTHQGQKAIFFLPRQVGNV, encoded by the exons ATGCTGCCATTCGGACCTGCGTCTCTGGACCTGTCCAGGCAAGACCACCGGACACTGACCAGACTCTACTGCCAGAACGGAGGATATCACCTCAGGATTTTACCAGACGGGACTGTGAGTGGTGGCAGGCAGGAAAATGACCCATATG acATCCTGAGGTTGAAGGCTGTGAGTGTGGGAGTGGTGGTCATCATCGGTGAGATGACAGGAAGGTACCTGGCCATGAACAAAAATGGACACCTCTATGGATCA CAATCACTGAATGATGAGTGTTACTTCCTGGAGAAGTATGAAGAAAACCACTACAATACATATTGCTCTCAGAAGTACAACTGGTATGTTGGGCTGAAAAGGAACGGCCAACCCAAAGCGGGACAAGACACCCATCAGGGGCAGAAGGCCATCTTTTTCCTGCCAAGGCAGGTAGGCAACGTGTAA